From the Haemophilus parainfluenzae genome, the window TAGATTAAACAAAAGAGCGGTCAAAATTGACCGCTCTTTTTATACCTCAGCGAGATTATTTATTTAATTTCGCTTTATAAGTTGGGTTCATTAAGTTTTCTACAGAAAGGATATCATCCAATTGCTCTGCTGTTAATAAACCTTTTTCTAATACAACTTCACGTACGCCTTTACCAGTTTGAGCACAGATTTTACCCACTAAGTCGCCATTATGGTGACCGATAAATGGATTCAAGTAAGTCACGATACCGATTGAGTTGAATACGTAGTTTTCACAAATTTCTTTGTTTACAGTAATACCGTCTACACATTTATCGCGTAAGTTCACGCAAGCATTGGTTAAGATGTCGATAGATTCAAACATTGCTTGACCAATCACTGGTTCCATTACGTTTAATTGTAATTGACCCGCTTCAGATGCAAAAGTAACGGTAGTATCGTTACCAATTACTTTAAAGCATACTTGGTTCACCACTTCTGGAATAACTGGGTTTACTTTTGCAGGCATGATAGAAGAACCTGCTTGCAATTCAGGTAAGTTAATTTCTTTAATACCTGCACGTGGACCAGAAGAGAGTAAACGTAAGTCGTTACATACTTTAGATAGTTTTACTGCGGTACGTTTTAATGCACCATGAACCATGACATAAGCACCACAGTCAGATGTTGCTTCGATTAAGTTTTCAGCTGGTACGCAAGGTAATCCAGTTACCTCAGCAAGGTGTTTTACTACTAATTCTGTATAACCTTTTGGTGTATTTAAACCAGTACCGATTGCGGTTGCGCCAAGGTTTACTTCAAGGAGTAACTCAGCGGTGCGTTTTAAGTTACGTACTTCTTCTTCAAGTAATACGGCAAACGCTTTAAACTCTTGACCAACGGTCATCGGTACCGCATCTTGTAATTGGGTACGACCCATTTTTAAAACTTTAGCAAATTCTTTTGCTTTATTATCGAAGCCATCATGTAAGTATTGGATTTTGTCGATAAGTTTTAAAATGCTGTTATATACCGCAATACGGAAACCGGTAGGATATGCATCGTTGGTAGATTGGCTAGCGTTCACGTGGTCCATTGGGTTAATAACATCATATTCACCTTTTTTATGACCAATTTTTTCAAGCGCGAGGTTAGCAACTACTTCATTGGTATTCATATTGACAGAAGTACCCGCACCACCTTGATATACATCAGATGGGAATTGATCTAAGCATTTCCCCGTGGTAAGAATTTCATCACAAGCTGCTACAATCGCTTTTGCAATATCACTTGGAATAGCACCTAATTCACCATTCGCTAGGGCAGTTGCTTTTTTAACCATTACCATGCCGCGAACAAATTCCGGTACATCAGAAATGGTTACATTAGAAATATTGAAGTTTTCAACCGCTCTTAAGGTATGGATACCCCAGTATGCATCAGCTGGCACATCACGTTCACCTAATAAATCCACTTCTTTTCTGTATTGAGTCATTTTAATCACCTTTTTTGGTTGTTAATTAATTTGAGGTAATTATAGGAATTTACATAGAAAATAAATTTGACATGGATCACATTTCAAATAAGACGTATAAGAGATATTTTCATTTCTCGCATAAATTTTTTTAGGGTGAAATTTTTTTATTTATCCCCTTGAAACCGAAAAAGTTATCCCCACATTTAAAACACTTTATTTTAATAAGAAGGAAATTAATCATGAATATTCGTCCTTTACACGATCGTGTAATCATTAAACGTGAAGAAGTAGAAACTCGTTCAGCTGGCGGTATCGTATTAACTGGTTCAGCGGCGACTAAATCAACCCGTGCGAAAGTATTGGCAGTGGGTAAAGGTCGTATTTTGGAAAATGGTACCGTTCAACCTTTAGATGTAAAAGTTGGCGATACAGTCATTTTCAATGATGGTTATGGCGTGAAAAGTGAAAAAATCGATGGTAAAGAAGTGTTAATCATTTCTGAAAACGATATTTTGGCGATTGTGGAATAATTTAAATTAAGGAAAAAAGAAAATGGCAGCAAAAGACGTAAAATTTGGTAACGATGCACGCGTAAAAATGCTTAAAGGCGTGAATGTATTAGCAGATGCAGTAAAAGTGACCCTTGGCCCTAAAGGTCGTAATGTCATTTTAGATAAATCATTTGGTGCACCAACCATCACTAAAGATGGTGTATCGGTCGCACGTGAAATTGAATTAGAAGATAAATTTGAAAATATGGGCGCACAAATGGTGAAAGAGGTTGCCTCTAAAGCCAATGATGCAGCCGGTGATGGTACAACAACTGCAACAGTACTTGCTCAAGCTATTGTAAATGAAGGCTTAAAAGCTGTGGCTGCAGGTATGAACCCAATGGATTTAAAACGTGGTATCGATAAAGCGGTAAGTGCGGTTGTTTCTGAGCTTAAAAATCTATCTAAACCTTGCGAAACCTCTAAAGAGATTGAACAAGTTGGTACAATTTCTGCTAACTCTGACAGCATTGTGGGTCAATTAATTGCTCAAGCAATGGAAAAAGTGGGTAAAGAAGGCGTGATTACCGTAGAAGACGGTACAGGTCTTGACGATGAATTAGCGGTTGTGGAAGGGATGCAATTCGATCGTGGTTACTTATCACCTTATTTCATCAACAAACCAGAAACAGCAACGGTTGAATTAGATAACCCGTACATTCTTTTAGTGGATAAAAAAGTATCAAATATCCGTGAATTACTTCCAGTATTAGAAGGTGTGGCAAAAGCGGGTAAACCATTATTAATTATTGCTGAAGATATCGAAGGTGAAGCACTTGCAACTTTAGTCGTAAACACCATGCGTGGTATCGTGAAAGTGGCAGCAGTGAAAGCCCCTGGTTTTGGTGATCGTCGTAAAGCAATGTTACAAGATATTGCGATCTTAACAGCAGGTACCGTGATTTCTGAAGAAATCGGTATGGAACTTGAAAAAGCGACATTAGAAGATTTAGGTCAAGCGAAACGTGTAGTCATCAACAAAGATAATACTACTATTATTGATGGTGTGGGTGATGAAGCACAAATCAAAGGTCGTGTGGCTCAAATTCGTCAGCAAATCGAAGAATCTACTTCTGATTATGACAAAGAAAAACTTCAAGAACGCGTAGCTAAACTTGCCGGCGGTGTGGCTGTAATCAAAGTTGGTGCAGCAACAGAAGTTGAAATGAAAGAGAAAAAAGATCGTGTGGATGATGCATTACACGCAACTCGTGCAGCAGTTGAAGAAGGTATCGTTGCAGGTGGTGGTGTTGCATTAGTTCGTGCTGCAACCAAAGTAGCGGCAACCTTAAAAGGTGATAACGAAGAACAAGATGTAGGTATTAAACTTGCATTACGTGCAATGGAAGCGCCACTTCGTCAAATCGTCACTAACGCAGGTGAAGAAGCATCTGTTGTGGCAAGTGCGGTTAAAAATGGCGAAGGAAACTTCGGTTATAATGCAGGTACTGAACAGTACGGCGATATGATCGAAATGGGTATTTTAGACCCAACTAAAGTCACTCGTTCTGCGTTACAATTTGCGGCTTCTGTAGCGGGCTTAATGATCACGACAGAATGTATGGTGACCGACCTTCCAAAAGATGATAAAGCCGATTTAGGCGCTGCTGGAATGGGTGGTATGGGAGGCATGGGCGGAATGATGTAATTCCCCTTTGCAAAAGAAAGTGCGATCGTTTTTCTTTATAGAAATGCGATCGCATTTTTATTTGTGTGGTGCTACACTTTACTTGTTTTCGATGATTTTATAGGTATAACAATGACAATTTCCCAAACTGAACTCAATCAACAACTCAAATCTGCCGGTATTGGTATTAATGCAACTGAATTACATGGTTTTTTGAGTGGCTTAATTTGTGGTGGACTGAAAGACCAAAGCTGGTTACCGCTTTTATATCAATTCAGTAACGACAACCACGCTTATCCAACCGCATTAATTCAGCCAATTACCGAAATTTATGAGCAGATTGGTAAAACCTTATCGGATGTAGAAGGGTTTGATTTTGAATTGGGATTAACAGAAGATGAGAGTGTTTTTGCTCGCGCAGACAGCCTATCAGACTGGGCAAACCAATTTTTATTGGGTTTAGGGCTTGTTCAGCCTGAATTAGATAAAGAAAAAGGCGAAATTGGCGAAGCGGTAGATGATTTACAAGATATTTGTCAGCTTGGTTATGAAGAAGATGATGACGAAGAAGAGCTTGCCGAAGCCTTAGAAGAAATTATTGAATATGTTCGTACCATTGCCATGCTGTTTTACACCCATTTCAACGATGATGCACAAGAAATAAAACCGATATTACATTAAAAGGAGCGAAACATGGATCTCGCATACATGGCGGCATTACCGCAAGAAGAATTTACAGAACGTCGTCAAAAAGTATTCGCACAAATGCAGCCAAATTCTGCTTTATTGCTATTTTCCGAAATTGAAAAACGTCGCAATAACGACTGCGATTTTCCTTTCCGTCAAGACAGTTACTTTTGGTATTTAACGGGATTTAATGAGCCAAATGCAGCGTTGTTATTGATTAAAACGGAAGAGGCAGAAAAGGCAGTGGTATTTCTTCGTCCGCGAGATCCTTTGCTTGAAACGTGGAATGGTCGCCGATTAGGCGTTGAGCGCGCACCGCAAAAACTCAATGTCGATGAAGCCTATTCTATCGATGATTTTAAAACAGAATTTCCAAAATTAACGGAAAAATTGACCGCACTTTATCATGTGGCCGATCGTCATCCTTGGGGTGATAAATTATTAGCCGAAAGTGCGGTGAAATTTTACGCTGTTTTTGATTGGCAGCCGATGTTAAGTGAAATGCGCTTAATTAAATCACCAAATGAAATTCGATTAATGCAGCAAGCGGGACAAATTACAGCATTCGGACATATTAAAGCGATGCAAGTGACTCGTCCAAATCGTTTTGAATATGAAATTGAAAGCGAAATTCTGCATGAATTTAATCGTCATGGAGCAAGATTTCCATCTTATAACTCCATTGTTGCTGGTGGTGATAATGCCTGTATTTTGCACTACACCGAAAATGATCAACCATTAAAAGATGGCGATCTTGTGTTGATTGATGCAGGGTGTGAGTTTGCTATGTATGCAGGCGATATCACACGTACGTTCCCTGTGAATGGTAAATTTACCGAGCCACAACGTGAGATTTATGAATTAGTGTTAAAAGCACAAAAACGTGCGATTGAGTTATTAGTGCCAGGTAATTCAATTAAACTGGCGAATGACGAAGTAATTCGTATTAAAACTCAAGGCTTGGTGGATTTAGGCATTCTGAAAGGGGATGTAGATAAGCTGATTGAAGAAAAAGCTTATCGTCAATTTTATATGCATGGTTTAGGCCATTGGCTTGGTTTGGATGTGCACGATGTTGGCCGCTATGATGATGATCGTAGCCGCACGCTTGAAGTGGGGATGATCATCACTGTTGAGCCCGGTATTTATATTTCAGAAGAGGCGGATGTGCCAGCTCAATATAAAGGCATTGGCGTGCGTATTGAAGATAATTTGCTAATGACTGAATATGGTAATAAAAATCTGACTGCGGCGGCACCAAAAGAAATTGATGACATTGAAAATTTAATGAAAAATTGAGAAGAATTCTCAAAATTGTGATCTAGTGCAAGTTTTTTGTGCAGTTAAGGTGCTAATATACTGTTAGATAAAAAAGACCAATCAAATCAGTAAGGAGTCGATTATGTACAAACACGTTTTAGTTGCGGTAGATCTTTCTGACGAAAGTGAATTTCTACTCAAAAAAGCCGTGGGAATTGCAAAACGTAATGATGCGCAACTTTCCATTATTCATGTAGATGTAAACTTCTCGGATCTCTATACTGGTTTAATTGATGTCAATATGTCATCAATGCAAGATAGAATCTCGAGCGAAACCCAAAAAGCGCTAATTAATTTAGCAGAACATGCTGGTTATCCAATAAAAGAAAAATTGAGCGGTAGCGGTGATTTAGGTCAAGTTTTGACAGACGCTATTGATCAGTATGATGTAGATCTACTAGTGACAGGTCATCACCAAGATTTTTGGAGTAAATTGATGTCTTCAACACGTCAAGTGATGAATACCATTAAAATTGATATGTTGGTTGTGCCACTTCGCGACGAATAGTGATCAAAAATTATTTTTAGCCCTACTAAAATAACGTAAATTTTAACCGCACTTCTCAATTAATGCAGTAGAGTGCGGTTTTCTTTTTTAAGATCAGTGAAAAAGCCTTTTTCTCTAGGTCAAAATATGCAAGAATAGTGAGCTTTTTTATAAATCGTGATCGAGATAGAGACACAAGGTTTTATCAATGAAAACAACAGCAGAAATTAGACAGTCATTCCTTGATTTTTTCCATAGCAAGGGGCATCAGGTCGTCGCAAGTAGTTCACTTGTGCCTGAAAACGATCCGACATTGCTTTTTACCAATGCCGGGATGAACCAATTTAAAGACGTGTTCCTTGGTATGGACAAACGTCCTTACTCACGTGCGACAACTGCACAACGTTGTGTGCGCGCAGGTGGTAAGCATAATGACTTAGAAAACGTAGGTTATACAGCTCGTCACCATACTTTCTTTGAAATGCTCGGCAACTTCAGTTTTGGCGACTATTTCAAACATGATGCGATTAATTTTGCCTGGGAGTATTTGACTTCTCCACAATGGCTCGGGTTACCAAAAGAAAAATTATGGGTAACCGTGTATGAAACCGATAATGAAGCTTATGATATTTGGCATAAAGAAGTTGGTGTGCCAGCAGAACGTATTATTCGTATCGGTGATAACAAAGGTGCGCCTTATGCATCAGATAACTTCTGGGCAATGGGTGACACAGGTCCTTGTGGTCCATGTACTGAAATTTTCTACGATCACGGTGATCACATTTGGGGTGGCCCTCCAGGCTCTCCGGAAGAAGATGGTGACCGCTATATCGAAATTTGGAACGTGGTATTCATGCAATTTAACCGTCAAGCAGACGGTACAATGGAAAAATTACCACGTCCATCGGTTGATACTGGAATGGGTTTAGAGCGTATTTCTGCTGTATTACAGCACGTAAACTCTAACTATGAGATCGATATTTTCCAAAAATTAATTGCAAAAACAGCAGAAATCGTAGGAACAACAGATTTAACTAATAAATCATTACGCGTAATTGCTGACCACATTCGTTCTTGTGCATATTTAATTGCAGATGGCGTGATTCCATCAAACGAAGGCCGTGGTTATGTATTACGTCGTATTATCCGTCGAGCAGTGCGTCATGGCCACTTATTAGGTGCTAAAGAAGCGTTCTTCTATAAACTTGTGCCAACCTTAATTGAAGTCATGGCGGAAGCAGGCAAAGAAGTTAAAGAAAAACAAGCCAATGTCGAAAAATTACTTCGTTTAGAAGAAGAGCAATTTGCTCGTACATTAGAGCGCGGATTAAGCTTATTAGACGATGCGCTTGCTCAAGTGAAAGATGGTGTGTTGTCAGGTGAAGTTGCCTTTAAACTTTATGATACTTATGGCTTCCCACTTGATTTAACGGCAGATGTATGTCGTGAGCGTGATATTGCAATTGATGAAGCAGGTTTTGAGCGTGAAATGGAAGCACAACGCTTACGCGCACAATCTGCAAGCCAATTCGGCATGGATTACAACAATGTTATTCGTGTAGAAGGCGAAACAAAATTTGAAGGTTATACTGAATCAGAATCTTTAGCCAAAGTGACCGCACTTTTCCATGATGGAAAATCAGTAGAGAGTATTACTGCAGGCCAAAGTGCCGTGGTGATTTTAGAAAATACTCCATTCTATGCGGAATCAGGTGGTCAAATTGGTGACAGCGGTTATTTAACTTCTCAAGATGTTCAGTTTAATGTAAAAGATACTCAAAAATATGGTCAAGTATTCGGTCATATTGGTGAGTTAGAACAAGGCAGTTTAAAAGTCGGACAAACAGTCAATGCGGTTGTGGATGCAGCAAGACGTCATCAAACGTCACTTAACCATTCTGCAACACACTTATTACACGCCGCATTGCGTCAAGTTTTAGGTCACCATGTAGTGCAAAAAGGATCATTAGTATCTGATGCTGCGCTACGTTTTGACTTTGCTCATCCGGAAGCGATTACCAAAGCACAACTTAACGAAATTGAAACGTTGGTAAACCAAAAAGTACGTGAGAATTTTGTGGTTCAAACGGACGTAATGGATATCGAAGCGGCAAAAGCAAAAGGTGCAATGGCGTTATTCGGTGAAAAATATGCTGATGTGGTACGTGTTTTAACAATGGGTGATTTCTCCGTTGAACTTTGTGGTGGCATTCATGCTAAACGTACCGGTGATATCGGTTTATTTAAAATTGTGGCGGAAACTGCAGTTGCAGCAGGTGTTCGTCGTATTGAAGCGGTAACGGGTGAAAATGCAATTAATTGGTTACATAACCAACAACGTATTCTTACTCAAAGTGCAGATTTGTTTAAATCTGACGTTAATACCCTTGTTGAGAAAATTCAGCAACTTCAAGATAAAGCGAAGAAAGCAGAAAAAGAATTACAAGGATTAAAAGAAAAAGCCGCAATGCAAGCGGGTTCCGATTTAGTGAAAAGTGCGATTAAAATTAATGATGTTTCTGTAATCGTACATCAACTAGACGGAATTGAAACTAAATCGTTACGTGTGATGGTTGATGATTTAAAAAATCAACTTGGTTCAGGCGTAATTGTATTTGCATCTATTTTAGATGATAAAGTCAACCTCGTCGTTGGCGTAACAAGCGATTTAACTACTAAAGTGAAGGCTGGTGAGCTAGTGAATTTAATGGCTCAGCAAGTCGGTGGGAAAGGCGGTGGTCGCCCTGATATGGCAATGGCAGGAGGCTCCCAACCAGAAAATGTGAATCTAGCATTAACTGTCGCACAAAACTGGTTAAGCAATAATCTGTAGTACAAGCAGGTCGGTGGGATGCCGATCTTTACTTGATTGATAGGGATATCTAATAAATGCAAACTAAGGAGATAAAAGATGTTAATCTTAACTCGAAAAGTTGGCGAAAGTGTTCTCATTGGAGACGATATTTCTATCACGGTTTTGAGTGTACGTGGAAACCAAGTCAAACTCGGTGTGCAAGCGCCTAAAGAAGTATCTGTTCACCGAGAGGAAATTTACCAACGAATTCTGCAGTCAAAAGATGAACATATAGATGAGGCATCTTAGACCTAGAGTTTTATGAATGTTTTACATTCTATTTATAATTTAATTAACGTTTTTTCAAAAATTAAACCCATTGGTTTGCAAGATTTTAAATAACGGAAATTTGAGTTATAAAGGTAGAGAAGGAACTTTTCCAACTTAAATCTATCAAAATTTAATAAATAATGACCGCACTTTTGTGTTACAGAAGTGTGGTCATTGAATATTTAAACAAAAAGGAAATCTAATGAAAGCAATTATTCCTGTAGCCGGTCTCGGCACCCGTATGTTGCCAGCAACAAAAGCGATTCCAAAAGAAATGTTAACGCTTGTAGATAAACCACTGATTCAATATGTTGTGAATGAGTGTGTTGCAGCAGGCATCAAAGAAATCGTGTTAGTCACACATTCTTCTAAAAATGCGATTGAAAACCATTTTGATACGTCTTTTGAGTTGGAAACCATGCTTGAGAAGCGTGTTAAACGTCAGCTTCTAGAAGAGGTGCGTTCTATTTGCCCTAAAGATGTAACCATCATGCACGTTCGCCAAGGGAATGCGAAAGGTTTAGGTCATGCGGTGTTATGTGGTCGTCCAGTTGTTGGAAACGAGCCATTTGCAGTCGTGTTACCTGATGTGCTTTTAGCGGATTTTACAGCAAATCAAAAGAAAGAAAATCTTTCAGCAATGATTAAACGTTTTAAAGAAACACAAGCAAGCCAAATTATGGTAGCGCCTGTTGCAGCTGATGAAGTGAGTAGCTATGGTATTGCGGATTGTGGTGGTGTAGAGTTAAAAGGCGGTGAGAGCGTTAAAATTAATAGCATTGTTGAAAAACCATCTGTTGAAGAAGCTCCATCAAATCTTGCGGTTGTAGGTCGTTATGTATTCTCTGCGGCGATTTGGGATTTATTAGAAAAAACACCAGTTGGTGTGGGTGATGAAATTCAATTAACGGATGCAATCGATATGCTTATTGAGAAAGAGATCGTTGAAGCGTTCCATATGACAGGCAGAAGCTTTGACTGTGGTGACAAGATTGGCTATATGGAAGCTTTTGTAGAATATGGTCTTCGTCATGATAAATTAGGTAAAGAGTTTAAAGCTTTCCTAAAAGATCTTGTAAAAACTTTATAATTGACTGAAACCACCGAAAGGTGGTTTTTATTTATATATTTGGATTATATGATATAAAAGATAAAGAAGAAGGCATCGTGATGATGCCTTCTTTTTTCTATGAAACGAAATCTTAGTTATTTTTCGCTAATAAAGTGCGGTAGATAATACCACCTAAAATACCACCGATAATCGGCGCAACCCAGAATAACCATAATTGGTCGATTGCCCAAGAACCTTGGAATACCGCAACTGCAGTACTACGAGCCGGGTTTACAGAGGTATTTGATACAGGAATGCTGATTAAGTGGATTAAAGTTAAACCTAAACCAATTGCGATTGGCGCAAAACCTGCAGCTGCATTTTTATGCGTTGAACCCATGATGATTAATAAGAAGAATGCAGTCAATAATACTTCCGCTACGAATACCGCTTCTAAAGAATAACCTTCAGGAGAATGCTCACCATAACCGTTAGATGCAAAACCTGCAGTAACATCAAAGCCAACTTTACCTGATGCGATAAGATAAAGTGCAGCACCGGCTACTAAACCACCAACTACTTGAGAAACGATGTATGGAAGGGCATCCTTCGCAGAGAAACGACCGCCAGCCACTAAACCAAGTGTTACAGCAGGGTTAAAGTGACCACCAGAAATGTGACCTACAGCGTAAGCCATGGTTAATACGGTTAAACCGAAGGCAAATGCAACGCCCACATAACCGATACCTAGGTTGACAGAAGCGGCAAAGATTGCACTACCACAACCACCGAAAACTAACCAAAATGTGCCGAAGAATTCAGCAAAAAGTTTTTTTGACATAATAGACCTCAATATTAAATATGTCGTTATTTCAAATAACAATAATGTATTGCGAATGCAACAGGCATTTAGTCAAAGATAAGGGGTTTTGGTTCTGCAAATTATTGTAAATGTTTGTAAGTAAATGTAAGGGAAATAGCATGCTATACTTTTAGCCGTCTAGATTGTCATTTTGCTTATTTTTCATTAAAATACGGATAAATTATCAGGTTATTTAAGGTGCATTATGGCAAACTGGGATGGCAAATATATTAGCCCTTATGCAGAGCATGGCAAAAAGAGCGAACAGGTCAAAAAAATTACCGTTTCTATTCCAATTAAAGTATTGGAAATTTTGACGAATGAGCGTACGCGTCGTCAGTTGAAAAGTTTGCGCCATGCAACAAATAGTGAATTGCTTTGTGAGGCATTCTTACATGCTTTTACTGGTCAGCCATTACCGACTGATGCAGATTTAATGAAAGAGCGTCATGATGAGATTCCTGAAAATGCCAAAGAAATCATGCGCGATTTGGGTATTGATCCTGAAAGCTGGGAATATTAATTTATCCTTTTAATCCTTCTAAAATACTGCATTCAGGGCAATCATTGCCCTGACAAGCGTTATGCCATCGTTCCAATTCCTCTACCATTTTTTGCAAGTGATGAATTTGCTCATTCAATGTTTTAATATGCTGCGTAGTGAGTGCTTTAACTTCTCGGCTACTACGATTGGGATTATCCTGTAATTGCAAAAGTTGGTGAATTTGTTGGAGTGAAAACCCTACATCTCGAGAGTGGCGAATAAAACGTAATCGCTCTAAATCCTTTTCTTCATAATGACGATAACCGGAAAGGCTTCTTTGTGCAGGCTTTAATAAGCCAGACTTCTCATAATCTCGAATTTGTTTACTTGATAAACCCACTAATTTTGCCACTTCACTAATGTTCATAAAAAATCCTTGACCTTAACCTTATGTTAAGGTTTATAGTAAGCTTAATTTCAATCTATATCAATAATTAAGGAGTAAATATGAAATCAATTACATTACATGTAACAGGAATGACTTGTGGTGGTTGTGTGAAAAGCGTCACAAGAGTGTTGGAAGAACTTAATGGCGTAGAAAAAGCCGTAGTAACACTTGATGACGGTAAAGCGGTGATTACCTTTGATGAAAGTGCGGTTAGTATTGCACAATTAATTGAAACAATTGAAGACGCAGGTTTTTATGCAACAGAATAAAAAAATAGCCATTCAAATCGAGGGGAT encodes:
- a CDS encoding YecA family protein, which gives rise to MTISQTELNQQLKSAGIGINATELHGFLSGLICGGLKDQSWLPLLYQFSNDNHAYPTALIQPITEIYEQIGKTLSDVEGFDFELGLTEDESVFARADSLSDWANQFLLGLGLVQPELDKEKGEIGEAVDDLQDICQLGYEEDDDEEELAEALEEIIEYVRTIAMLFYTHFNDDAQEIKPILH
- the alaS gene encoding alanine--tRNA ligase, which translates into the protein MKTTAEIRQSFLDFFHSKGHQVVASSSLVPENDPTLLFTNAGMNQFKDVFLGMDKRPYSRATTAQRCVRAGGKHNDLENVGYTARHHTFFEMLGNFSFGDYFKHDAINFAWEYLTSPQWLGLPKEKLWVTVYETDNEAYDIWHKEVGVPAERIIRIGDNKGAPYASDNFWAMGDTGPCGPCTEIFYDHGDHIWGGPPGSPEEDGDRYIEIWNVVFMQFNRQADGTMEKLPRPSVDTGMGLERISAVLQHVNSNYEIDIFQKLIAKTAEIVGTTDLTNKSLRVIADHIRSCAYLIADGVIPSNEGRGYVLRRIIRRAVRHGHLLGAKEAFFYKLVPTLIEVMAEAGKEVKEKQANVEKLLRLEEEQFARTLERGLSLLDDALAQVKDGVLSGEVAFKLYDTYGFPLDLTADVCRERDIAIDEAGFEREMEAQRLRAQSASQFGMDYNNVIRVEGETKFEGYTESESLAKVTALFHDGKSVESITAGQSAVVILENTPFYAESGGQIGDSGYLTSQDVQFNVKDTQKYGQVFGHIGELEQGSLKVGQTVNAVVDAARRHQTSLNHSATHLLHAALRQVLGHHVVQKGSLVSDAALRFDFAHPEAITKAQLNEIETLVNQKVRENFVVQTDVMDIEAAKAKGAMALFGEKYADVVRVLTMGDFSVELCGGIHAKRTGDIGLFKIVAETAVAAGVRRIEAVTGENAINWLHNQQRILTQSADLFKSDVNTLVEKIQQLQDKAKKAEKELQGLKEKAAMQAGSDLVKSAIKINDVSVIVHQLDGIETKSLRVMVDDLKNQLGSGVIVFASILDDKVNLVVGVTSDLTTKVKAGELVNLMAQQVGGKGGGRPDMAMAGGSQPENVNLALTVAQNWLSNNL
- the aspA gene encoding aspartate ammonia-lyase; translation: MTQYRKEVDLLGERDVPADAYWGIHTLRAVENFNISNVTISDVPEFVRGMVMVKKATALANGELGAIPSDIAKAIVAACDEILTTGKCLDQFPSDVYQGGAGTSVNMNTNEVVANLALEKIGHKKGEYDVINPMDHVNASQSTNDAYPTGFRIAVYNSILKLIDKIQYLHDGFDNKAKEFAKVLKMGRTQLQDAVPMTVGQEFKAFAVLLEEEVRNLKRTAELLLEVNLGATAIGTGLNTPKGYTELVVKHLAEVTGLPCVPAENLIEATSDCGAYVMVHGALKRTAVKLSKVCNDLRLLSSGPRAGIKEINLPELQAGSSIMPAKVNPVIPEVVNQVCFKVIGNDTTVTFASEAGQLQLNVMEPVIGQAMFESIDILTNACVNLRDKCVDGITVNKEICENYVFNSIGIVTYLNPFIGHHNGDLVGKICAQTGKGVREVVLEKGLLTAEQLDDILSVENLMNPTYKAKLNK
- the pepP gene encoding Xaa-Pro aminopeptidase, with protein sequence MDLAYMAALPQEEFTERRQKVFAQMQPNSALLLFSEIEKRRNNDCDFPFRQDSYFWYLTGFNEPNAALLLIKTEEAEKAVVFLRPRDPLLETWNGRRLGVERAPQKLNVDEAYSIDDFKTEFPKLTEKLTALYHVADRHPWGDKLLAESAVKFYAVFDWQPMLSEMRLIKSPNEIRLMQQAGQITAFGHIKAMQVTRPNRFEYEIESEILHEFNRHGARFPSYNSIVAGGDNACILHYTENDQPLKDGDLVLIDAGCEFAMYAGDITRTFPVNGKFTEPQREIYELVLKAQKRAIELLVPGNSIKLANDEVIRIKTQGLVDLGILKGDVDKLIEEKAYRQFYMHGLGHWLGLDVHDVGRYDDDRSRTLEVGMIITVEPGIYISEEADVPAQYKGIGVRIEDNLLMTEYGNKNLTAAAPKEIDDIENLMKN
- a CDS encoding co-chaperone GroES, which produces MNIRPLHDRVIIKREEVETRSAGGIVLTGSAATKSTRAKVLAVGKGRILENGTVQPLDVKVGDTVIFNDGYGVKSEKIDGKEVLIISENDILAIVE
- the csrA gene encoding carbon storage regulator CsrA → MLILTRKVGESVLIGDDISITVLSVRGNQVKLGVQAPKEVSVHREEIYQRILQSKDEHIDEAS
- the groL gene encoding chaperonin GroEL (60 kDa chaperone family; promotes refolding of misfolded polypeptides especially under stressful conditions; forms two stacked rings of heptamers to form a barrel-shaped 14mer; ends can be capped by GroES; misfolded proteins enter the barrel where they are refolded when GroES binds), which produces MAAKDVKFGNDARVKMLKGVNVLADAVKVTLGPKGRNVILDKSFGAPTITKDGVSVAREIELEDKFENMGAQMVKEVASKANDAAGDGTTTATVLAQAIVNEGLKAVAAGMNPMDLKRGIDKAVSAVVSELKNLSKPCETSKEIEQVGTISANSDSIVGQLIAQAMEKVGKEGVITVEDGTGLDDELAVVEGMQFDRGYLSPYFINKPETATVELDNPYILLVDKKVSNIRELLPVLEGVAKAGKPLLIIAEDIEGEALATLVVNTMRGIVKVAAVKAPGFGDRRKAMLQDIAILTAGTVISEEIGMELEKATLEDLGQAKRVVINKDNTTIIDGVGDEAQIKGRVAQIRQQIEESTSDYDKEKLQERVAKLAGGVAVIKVGAATEVEMKEKKDRVDDALHATRAAVEEGIVAGGGVALVRAATKVAATLKGDNEEQDVGIKLALRAMEAPLRQIVTNAGEEASVVASAVKNGEGNFGYNAGTEQYGDMIEMGILDPTKVTRSALQFAASVAGLMITTECMVTDLPKDDKADLGAAGMGGMGGMGGMM
- the uspA gene encoding universal stress protein UspA, coding for MYKHVLVAVDLSDESEFLLKKAVGIAKRNDAQLSIIHVDVNFSDLYTGLIDVNMSSMQDRISSETQKALINLAEHAGYPIKEKLSGSGDLGQVLTDAIDQYDVDLLVTGHHQDFWSKLMSSTRQVMNTIKIDMLVVPLRDE